Proteins encoded together in one Oncorhynchus masou masou isolate Uvic2021 chromosome 3, UVic_Omas_1.1, whole genome shotgun sequence window:
- the LOC135513609 gene encoding protein transport protein Sec61 subunit gamma-like yields MDQVMQFVEPSRQFVKDSIRLVKRCTKPDRKEFSKIAMATAIGFAIMGFIGFFVKLIHIPINNIIVGG; encoded by the exons ATGGACCAGGTAATGCAATTTGTGGAGCCCAGTCGGCAGTTTGTGAAGGACTCGATAAGGCTTGTGAAGAGGTGTACCAAGCCAGACAGAAAAG AATTCTCAAAGATTGCCATGGCCACAGCGATAGGTTTTGCTATCATGGGCTTCATTGGTTTCTTCGTCAAACTCATCCACATCCCAATCAACAACATCATTGT TGGTGGTTGA
- the LOC135507972 gene encoding probable G-protein coupled receptor 141 translates to MGNEGNTSCDNIDDNVTPKSYRYALLSIYTIVLIGGIISMSLMINNIKFNACSVTTTAVLNLIMVHILFLLTVPFRLYFYAAGEWHLGPNFCKVVSAMILAHMYLAFIFYVIILVIRYHDFFRSSKQVFYRRLHAVGASAAVWGLILIVVVPLTAVKYGSSTDSNTTTSDNQCFNFGGVFDEKHEVAVLNYILSALIIILTLALGCCQMCILWCVYRTHRAMIFSQQEFWAQIKSIFFMLAIIVCFVPYNAFRIYYVSHFNANLQVKNEIALAVTTYSCFDMLTFIGRGSFRPCDTICCVP, encoded by the coding sequence ATGGGGAATGAGGGCAATACATCTTGCGACAACATAGATGACAATGTCACACCTAAATCATACAGATATGCATTGCTGTCAATATACACTATAGTGCTTATTGGAGGGATCATCAGCATGTCCCTCATGATCAACAACATCAAGTTCAACGCCTGCTCAGTGACCACCACAGCCGTCTTGAACCTGATCATGGTCCACATCCTCTTTCTCCTGACTGTGCCCTTCCGCCTCTACTTCTATGCGGCCGGCGAGTGGCATCTCGGCCCTAACTTCTGCAAGGTGGTCAGTGCCATGATCCTCGCCCACATGTACCTAGCCTTTATCTTCTACGTGATAATTCTGGTGATCCGCTATCACGACTTCTTCAGGAGTTCTAAGCAGGTGTTCTACAGGAGGCTACATGCCGTGGGGGCCAGTGCTGCTGTCTGGGGCCTCATTCTAATTGTGGTGGTCCCTTTAACTGCTGTGAAATATGGATCATCTACAGACAGTAACACAACCACCAGTGACAATCAGTGCTTTAACTTTGGAGGGGTTTTTGATGAGAAACATGAAGTAGCTGTGCTGAACTACATCCTCAGTGCTCTCATCATCATACTTACATTAGCCCTGGGCTGTTGTCAGATGTGTATTCTGTGGTGTGTGTACAGAACTCACAGGGCGATGATCTTCTCGCAACAGGAGTTTTGGGCTCAGATCAAAAGTATTTTCTTTATGCTGGCCATTATAGTATGCTTTGTTCCATACAATGCATTCAGGATTTACTATGTGAGTCATTTTAATGCCAATCTCCAGGTAAAGAATGAGATTGCTCTCGCCGTCACAACATACAGCTGCTTTGACATGCTGACTTTTATAGGGAGAGGGTCGTTCAGACCCTGTGATACAATATGCTGTGTACCATGA
- the LOC135507964 gene encoding retinol dehydrogenase 12-like, giving the protein MSNIYTIRAILCGQWSSSERLDGKTVIITGANAGIGKETAMDLAKRGGRIILACRDLGRAEAAQREIIEKSGNPNIVTRKMDLSDTKSIREFAELINREEKQVNILINNAGIMMCPYSKTADGFEMQFGVNHLGHFLLTFLLIDLIKRSRPARIINLSSMAHKWGCIQLEDINSERSYHSRRAYGQSKLANILSIRSLAKRLKDTGVTVYAVHPGIVRTELKRHMNLALLISWKIVRPFTKTIVQGAQTSIYCAVEPELETESGGYYSDCKPSSCTRAARDDEMAQKLWELSCQMLGITWD; this is encoded by the exons ATGTCAAACATTTATACAATAAG AGCTATTCTCTGTGGTCAGTGGTCCTCTAGTGAAAGACTAGATGGCAAAACGGTTATCATTACTGGAGCCAATGCTGGCATTGGCAAAGAGACTGCAATGGACCTGGCAAAGAGAG GGGGCAGGATAATCTTGGCCTGCAGAGACTTGGGCAGAGCTGAGGCGGCACAGAGAGAGATCATTGAGAAATCTGGAAACCCCAACATTGTGACCAGAAAGATGGATTTGTCCGACACAAAGTCCATTAGAGAATTTGCAGAGTTAATCAACAGGG AGGAGAAACAAGTGAACATTCTTATCAACAATGCTGGGATCATGATGTGTCCATACTCTAAGACCGCAGATGGCTTTGAGATGCAGTTTGGAGTGAACCATTTGG GTCATTTCCTGCTCACCTTCCTGCTGATTGATCTGATAAAGAGATCCAGACCAGCCAGAATCATCAACCTGTCCTCCATGGCTCACAAATGGGGTTGCATACAGCTAGAGGACATCAACAGTGAGAGGAGCTACCACTCCAGAAGAGCATATGGACAGAGCAAATTAGCCAACATCCTGAGTATACGGTCCCTGGCCAAGAGACTAAAAG ACACTGGAGTGACAGTTTATGCAGTCCATCCAGGTATAGTGAGGACTGAGCTGAAGAGACACATGAATTTAGCCCTGCTGATATCCTGGAAGATTGTCAGACCTTTCACCAAAACTATTGTACAAGGTGCCCAGACCTCCATCTACTGTGCTGTGGAGCCAGAGCTGGAGACAGAGAGCGGTGGATATTACAG TGACTGTAAACCCTCCAGCTGTACCAGGGCTGCCAGGGATGATGAGATGGCTCAGAAACTATGGGAACTCAGCTGCCAAATGCTTGGGATAACATGGGACTGA